A single window of Caldicellulosiruptor bescii DSM 6725 DNA harbors:
- the rpsI gene encoding 30S ribosomal protein S9: MAQIKYYATGRRKTSVAKVWLSPGNGKIIVNDKNMEEYFPLETLRIIVKQPLTLTETLGKYDVIAKVKGGGLSGQAGAVRHGIARALVLADPTLRPVLKKAGFLTRDPRMVERKKYGLKKARRAPQFSKR, translated from the coding sequence GTGGCACAGATAAAATACTATGCAACTGGTAGAAGGAAAACTTCTGTTGCTAAGGTTTGGCTTTCACCTGGAAATGGCAAAATTATTGTGAACGATAAGAACATGGAAGAGTATTTTCCTCTTGAGACATTGAGAATTATTGTAAAGCAGCCATTGACACTTACTGAAACTCTCGGTAAATATGATGTAATTGCAAAGGTTAAAGGCGGCGGTCTTTCTGGTCAAGCGGGTGCAGTAAGACATGGAATTGCAAGAGCGCTTGTGCTTGCTGACCCAACTTTAAGACCGGTTTTGAAAAAAGCAGGATTTCTTACAAGAGACCCGCGTATGGTGGAGAGAAAGAAATACGGTCTCAAGAAAGCAAGAAGAGCACCCCAGTTCTCGAAAAGATAA
- the rplM gene encoding 50S ribosomal protein L13, protein MKTYLAKPNEVPKKWYVIDATGKPLGRLAAKIAVILRGKHKPQFTPNVDTGDYVIVINAEKVVLTGKKLDKDGYRYHTKYPGGLKFIPYRRLLEKHPEKAIEIAVRGMLPKNRLRDRFMRKLKVYRGPNHPHAAQKPEVLEI, encoded by the coding sequence ATGAAGACATACCTTGCAAAACCAAACGAGGTTCCAAAGAAGTGGTATGTTATTGATGCAACAGGAAAGCCGCTTGGAAGACTTGCAGCAAAAATTGCTGTGATTTTGAGAGGGAAGCATAAACCCCAGTTTACACCTAATGTTGACACAGGTGACTATGTGATTGTTATAAACGCTGAAAAGGTTGTTTTAACGGGAAAAAAGCTTGATAAGGATGGATACAGATATCACACAAAGTATCCTGGGGGACTTAAGTTCATACCATATCGCAGACTTCTTGAAAAGCATCCGGAGAAGGCAATTGAGATTGCGGTGCGCGGAATGCTTCCTAAAAATAGGCTGAGAGATAGGTTTATGAGAAAGCTCAAAGTTTACAGAGGACCAAATCATCCACATGCAGCGCAAAAGCCAGAAGTGCTGGAAATTTAG
- a CDS encoding glycerate kinase, with protein sequence MKYLVAPDKYKGSFDALVASEIIKEAIVEVDKSAEVFQLPLADGGEGTLTALSKIFGAKIEEVEVNDPLFRKIKSRIGFFEDKAIIEIAECSGLLILKDEERNPLYTTTYGVGELIKYAISKKVKEILIGIGGSSTNDAGTGMLNALGMKFLDENGEELKPIGENLIKIKKIDDSEFLKDVRKVKFTVLCDVTNPLYGENGAAYVFAPQKGADENAVKLLDMGLRNFANVAKEYLGKDMSLSSGAGAAGGLGFALLAFLNAQYVSGIDYILSASNAEEHVKWADIIITGEGRFDRQSLSGKSTIGIARLGVKLGKMVIVISGSIDCPFEEYTKEGITSIFSIVDMASSLDRCLKEAPRLLKETTKSIVNLILRAKNF encoded by the coding sequence TTGAAATATTTGGTTGCACCGGATAAATATAAAGGGTCATTTGACGCTTTAGTCGCATCTGAGATAATAAAAGAAGCTATTGTTGAGGTTGACAAAAGCGCAGAAGTTTTTCAGCTTCCGCTTGCCGACGGTGGAGAAGGAACCTTGACAGCTCTATCTAAAATTTTTGGTGCCAAAATAGAAGAGGTTGAGGTAAATGACCCTCTTTTTAGGAAGATCAAAAGCAGAATAGGATTTTTTGAAGACAAAGCAATCATTGAAATAGCAGAATGTTCAGGTCTTCTTATTTTAAAAGATGAAGAAAGAAATCCTCTTTACACAACAACATATGGTGTTGGTGAGCTCATCAAATACGCAATTTCAAAGAAAGTTAAAGAAATCCTCATAGGCATTGGCGGCTCTTCAACAAATGATGCAGGCACAGGAATGCTAAATGCACTTGGAATGAAATTTTTAGATGAAAATGGAGAGGAATTAAAACCAATCGGAGAAAACCTGATAAAAATAAAAAAGATAGATGATTCAGAATTTTTAAAAGATGTTCGCAAAGTAAAATTTACAGTTCTGTGCGATGTTACAAATCCATTATACGGAGAAAACGGTGCAGCGTATGTGTTTGCACCTCAAAAAGGGGCAGATGAAAATGCTGTAAAGCTTCTTGATATGGGACTTAGAAATTTTGCAAATGTCGCTAAAGAGTATCTTGGAAAAGACATGTCGCTATCCAGCGGAGCTGGTGCTGCAGGAGGCTTGGGATTTGCACTTTTGGCTTTTTTGAACGCTCAGTATGTATCGGGAATAGATTATATACTAAGCGCTTCGAACGCTGAAGAACACGTTAAATGGGCAGACATTATAATCACTGGTGAAGGAAGATTTGACAGGCAAAGCTTATCTGGAAAATCTACAATTGGAATTGCAAGACTTGGAGTTAAACTTGGCAAGATGGTAATTGTTATTTCAGGGTCTATTGATTGTCCTTTTGAAGAGTACACAAAAGAAGGAATAACCTCAATTTTCTCTATTGTTGATATGGCATCATCGCTTGACAGATGTCTCAAAGAAGCACCACGGCTTTTGAAAGAAACTACAAAGAGCATTGTGAATTTGATTTTAAGGGCAAAAAATTTTTAA
- a CDS encoding alpha-L-fucosidase, protein MDEYFKTIQKGPFEATWESLRQFKCPQWFLDAKFGIWAHWGPQSVPMYGDWYARNIYREGEPQYYYHWRKYGHPSKVGYKDIVQMWKAERFNPEELIDLYIKAGAKYFIAQAVHHDNFDNWNSRYHRWNAVNMGPKKDIVGMWCRAARERGLPFGVSEHLGASFSWFAPSKGHDTKGPYKDVPYDGNDPAYEDFYHPNRDEYELEKQYGKIVNWYSPNPQWHMKWFLRIKDLIDQYEPDFLYSDGGVPFGETGLSIVAHLYNTSAKNHGGINQAVYTQKDTNPEVYKIGVLDIERGSAEDILSHPWQTDTCVGGWFYDVRAVYKTPQQVIEMLIDIVSKGGNLLLNIPQKPDGTLDDECLYILDEIAKWMKVNGEGIYATRPWIRYGEGLTKAQGGAFQEKKLEWTQEDFRFTQKDGKIFAFQMKYPEDNRAIIKSLGLSSGIFVKKIKLLGFEGELEFEQLENALVIKLPEKCYSTGYPHCFCIK, encoded by the coding sequence ATGGATGAGTATTTTAAAACTATCCAAAAAGGTCCCTTTGAAGCAACTTGGGAATCTTTAAGACAATTCAAATGTCCTCAGTGGTTTTTAGATGCCAAGTTTGGTATTTGGGCGCACTGGGGACCACAGTCTGTACCAATGTATGGGGACTGGTATGCAAGAAATATCTACAGAGAAGGAGAACCACAGTATTACTACCATTGGCGAAAGTATGGGCATCCTTCAAAGGTTGGTTACAAAGACATTGTTCAAATGTGGAAGGCTGAAAGGTTTAACCCAGAGGAATTAATTGATCTGTATATAAAAGCAGGTGCAAAATATTTTATTGCTCAGGCTGTTCACCACGATAACTTTGATAACTGGAATTCCCGATACCATAGGTGGAATGCAGTAAATATGGGTCCTAAGAAAGATATTGTTGGAATGTGGTGCAGAGCTGCAAGAGAAAGAGGACTTCCATTTGGTGTATCAGAACACTTGGGTGCAAGCTTTTCGTGGTTTGCACCAAGTAAAGGACATGACACAAAAGGACCATATAAGGATGTTCCATATGATGGAAATGACCCTGCCTATGAGGATTTTTATCACCCAAATAGGGACGAGTATGAGCTAGAAAAACAGTATGGAAAGATTGTCAATTGGTACTCGCCAAACCCACAGTGGCATATGAAATGGTTTTTAAGAATAAAAGATTTGATCGACCAGTATGAACCAGACTTTTTGTATTCAGATGGTGGTGTTCCATTTGGTGAGACTGGGTTGAGTATTGTTGCGCATCTTTACAATACAAGTGCCAAAAATCACGGTGGTATAAATCAAGCAGTGTACACTCAAAAAGACACAAATCCAGAAGTCTATAAAATTGGTGTTTTGGACATTGAACGTGGATCAGCCGAAGATATTCTATCTCATCCATGGCAGACAGATACATGTGTAGGTGGCTGGTTTTATGATGTAAGAGCTGTATATAAAACCCCGCAACAGGTAATTGAAATGCTTATTGATATTGTCAGCAAAGGTGGAAACCTTCTTTTAAACATTCCGCAAAAACCAGATGGCACGTTGGATGATGAATGTCTTTATATTCTTGATGAGATTGCAAAATGGATGAAAGTAAACGGAGAAGGTATATATGCAACACGTCCATGGATAAGATATGGAGAAGGTCTGACAAAAGCTCAAGGTGGAGCTTTTCAGGAGAAAAAACTTGAGTGGACGCAAGAGGATTTTAGATTTACACAAAAAGATGGAAAAATTTTTGCCTTTCAAATGAAGTATCCAGAAGATAACAGAGCAATCATCAAAAGTTTGGGACTATCAAGTGGTATTTTTGTGAAAAAGATAAAACTTTTAGGGTTTGAAGGTGAGCTTGAATTTGAACAGTTAGAAAACGCTTTGGTCATCAAATTGCCAGAAAAATGCTATAGCACAGGATATCCACATTGTTTTTGCATAAAGTAA
- a CDS encoding L-fucose isomerase, with product MLNERLNVFIGEKRFVEDYPKVGIRPTIDGRYGGVRESLEEQTKRLAKAVAEFIENNVYLPNGEKVKCVLPQMCIGAVVEARMADELFKKEGVGVSITVTPCWCYGTETMDMTLDIPKAVWGFNGTERPGAVYLAAVSAAHNQKGIPVFKIYGKDVQDRDDFSIPQDVQEKILKFVKSALAVSIMKNKSYLSIGSVSMGIAGSIVDPDFFEDYLGMRVEYVDMSEIIRRIEEKIYDQEEFERAIQWVRNNCKEGEDPNPPEKRVDRKKKDEVWEFVVKMAIITRDLMISNKKLEALGYPEEALGHNAILAGFQGQRHWTDHFPNGDFMETILNSSFDWNGLRQPYILATENDSLNGVCMLFGHLLTNTAQIFADVRTYWSPDAIYRVTGWKPEGLAQNGVIHLINSGSAALDGTGQQEIDGKPAIKPFWEITEQEVKKCLDATRFCYANLGYFRGGGFSTKFVTRGGMPVTISRLNIVKGLGPVLQIAEGWTVELSANVHEILDRRTDPTWPTTWFVPKLTGKGAFKSVYSVMENWGANHCAITYGHVGDLFITLASMLRIPVCMHNVEEERIFRPSAWSAFGTEDLEGADFRACKNFGPLYKK from the coding sequence ATGTTAAATGAAAGATTGAATGTTTTTATAGGTGAAAAAAGATTTGTTGAAGATTACCCCAAGGTGGGTATAAGACCAACTATAGATGGGAGATATGGTGGTGTTAGAGAATCTCTTGAAGAGCAGACAAAGAGATTAGCAAAAGCTGTTGCTGAGTTTATTGAAAACAATGTGTATCTTCCAAATGGCGAAAAAGTAAAGTGTGTATTACCTCAAATGTGTATTGGTGCTGTTGTAGAGGCAAGAATGGCAGATGAACTTTTCAAAAAAGAAGGAGTAGGAGTTTCCATAACAGTGACACCTTGCTGGTGTTATGGAACAGAGACTATGGATATGACATTGGATATTCCAAAAGCTGTATGGGGATTTAATGGTACAGAAAGACCAGGTGCTGTATATCTTGCTGCAGTGTCTGCTGCTCACAATCAAAAGGGAATTCCTGTTTTTAAAATCTATGGCAAAGATGTTCAAGACAGAGACGACTTTTCAATTCCTCAAGATGTTCAAGAAAAGATTTTAAAGTTTGTAAAAAGTGCTTTGGCAGTTTCTATAATGAAAAATAAGTCTTATCTTTCAATTGGAAGTGTATCGATGGGAATTGCAGGTTCGATTGTTGATCCTGACTTTTTTGAGGACTATCTTGGGATGAGAGTTGAGTATGTTGACATGTCAGAGATAATAAGGCGAATAGAAGAAAAGATATACGACCAAGAAGAATTTGAAAGGGCAATACAGTGGGTGAGGAATAATTGTAAGGAAGGAGAAGATCCTAATCCACCAGAGAAAAGAGTTGACAGAAAAAAGAAGGATGAGGTATGGGAATTTGTAGTCAAGATGGCTATAATAACAAGAGATTTAATGATTAGTAACAAAAAGCTTGAAGCATTAGGTTATCCCGAAGAAGCACTTGGACATAATGCAATTTTAGCAGGATTTCAAGGACAGCGGCATTGGACAGATCATTTCCCAAACGGTGACTTTATGGAAACAATTCTTAACTCCTCATTTGACTGGAATGGACTTAGACAGCCTTACATACTTGCAACTGAAAATGACAGCTTAAACGGTGTATGTATGTTATTTGGGCATTTACTTACAAATACAGCTCAGATTTTTGCAGATGTTAGAACATATTGGAGTCCGGATGCTATTTACAGAGTAACCGGATGGAAACCAGAAGGACTTGCTCAAAATGGGGTTATTCATCTTATAAATTCTGGTTCTGCAGCATTGGATGGAACAGGTCAGCAAGAGATTGACGGCAAGCCTGCTATAAAGCCTTTCTGGGAAATTACCGAGCAAGAAGTTAAAAAATGCTTAGATGCAACAAGATTTTGTTATGCCAATTTGGGATATTTTAGAGGCGGTGGATTTTCGACTAAGTTTGTAACAAGAGGCGGCATGCCTGTTACAATCTCAAGATTAAATATTGTTAAAGGTTTAGGGCCAGTCCTTCAAATTGCAGAAGGCTGGACAGTAGAACTTTCTGCAAATGTTCATGAAATACTTGACAGAAGAACAGACCCAACATGGCCCACTACATGGTTTGTACCAAAACTAACTGGCAAGGGAGCATTTAAGAGTGTATATTCTGTGATGGAAAACTGGGGAGCAAATCACTGTGCAATAACATATGGGCATGTAGGAGATTTATTTATTACACTTGCGTCGATGCTAAGGATTCCAGTTTGTATGCACAATGTTGAAGAAGAGAGGATCTTCAGGCCAAGCGCTTGGAGTGCGTTTGGAACAGAAGACTTAGAAGGTGCTGATTTTAGAGCATGTAAAAATTTTGGCCCACTTTATAAAAAATAA
- a CDS encoding LacI family DNA-binding transcriptional regulator — translation MIKIPATIKDIARYTGLSIATISKYLNGGNVLEKNRILIEEAIKALDFEVNEIARGLRTNKTMTIGVLIPVFEQFFSTIISSLETILLETGYSVVVCDYKDDEKLEKERFDFLYKKRVDALVVVPTSLKGSDIRKIVKRDIPIIAIDRPIPDYECDTIVVNNFEISYKAVEKLITMGHRKIGIICGPQNIYTAKERLRGYIEAHKNYNVEIDEEYIKFSDYHSMESGFKRMMELLEKEDPPTAVFITNYDMTVGSIIALNEKDVKIPDELSVIGFDSIEIARMVKPPLSLVLQPTEEIGKAASELILKRLKGDKSDFPLFKKLNAQLLIKKSIREIKC, via the coding sequence GTGATAAAAATTCCAGCCACCATTAAAGACATTGCTCGCTACACAGGCTTGTCAATTGCAACAATTTCAAAATACTTAAATGGAGGAAATGTGCTTGAAAAAAATAGAATATTGATTGAAGAAGCCATAAAAGCTTTGGATTTTGAAGTGAATGAGATTGCAAGAGGCTTGAGGACAAATAAGACTATGACCATTGGTGTGCTTATACCTGTATTTGAGCAATTCTTTAGCACTATTATTTCAAGTTTAGAGACAATCTTGCTTGAAACAGGCTATAGTGTTGTTGTGTGCGACTATAAAGATGATGAGAAATTAGAAAAGGAAAGATTTGATTTTCTTTATAAAAAAAGAGTAGATGCTCTTGTAGTTGTTCCTACTTCTTTGAAAGGTTCTGATATAAGAAAAATTGTAAAAAGAGATATTCCAATAATAGCAATTGATAGACCAATTCCAGATTATGAGTGTGACACAATTGTTGTAAACAATTTTGAAATTTCATACAAAGCGGTGGAAAAACTTATCACTATGGGACATAGAAAAATTGGCATAATATGCGGTCCACAAAATATTTATACAGCAAAGGAAAGACTGAGGGGTTACATTGAAGCACACAAGAATTATAACGTGGAAATAGATGAGGAGTATATAAAATTCAGTGATTATCATAGTATGGAATCAGGATTTAAAAGGATGATGGAGCTTTTAGAGAAAGAGGACCCTCCTACTGCAGTATTCATTACAAATTACGATATGACTGTAGGGAGTATAATTGCTCTGAATGAAAAGGATGTCAAAATTCCTGATGAACTTTCTGTTATTGGATTTGATAGCATTGAAATAGCAAGAATGGTAAAACCACCTTTGTCTTTAGTACTACAACCAACAGAGGAAATTGGAAAGGCTGCGTCTGAACTTATTTTAAAGAGACTAAAAGGTGATAAAAGCGATTTCCCTCTCTTTAAAAAGTTGAATGCACAACTTTTAATAAAAAAGTCTATTAGAGAGATTAAATGTTGA
- a CDS encoding IS481-like element ISCbe2 family transposase has product MNIISYHEMRKISPEKARELIRKVFENNNKNVSRTAKILGVSRHTVRRAIYGPLEDKSRKPKTCPRKLSTELENLIIEESKRTGFRYRRLSLYLLRKYGIKISENTIKSILKRNAIPKKSRKTKKGERSLYDYEALIPFSEFQLDTKHLLDKDSLPEEVYEHMKKHNLPCYEWNMIDIATRARFTAYSYELSSAFGFMFISLVALWLRTHNVRNPIKIRLDNGEEFCGGSERKLKEWNEMFSILGVELNPIPPRAKHLMGVIENSHRADDEYFLMIHAERCKNKDDFIQRAQRWQDTWNFFRPHNGKGMNGRTPFEKFIDSKTLVSSHVFQFPTLLLEDLLKKVGTFYSLFCNKLGGKYVFTTCL; this is encoded by the coding sequence ATGAATATTATATCATATCATGAAATGAGAAAAATATCTCCCGAAAAAGCAAGGGAATTAATCCGAAAAGTGTTTGAAAATAATAACAAAAACGTATCAAGAACTGCTAAAATATTAGGTGTATCAAGACATACTGTCAGAAGAGCAATATATGGTCCCCTTGAGGATAAATCAAGAAAACCTAAAACTTGCCCCAGAAAACTTTCTACTGAACTTGAAAATCTCATTATCGAGGAATCTAAAAGAACTGGCTTCAGATACAGACGTTTGTCTCTTTACCTGCTCAGAAAATATGGTATTAAAATAAGCGAAAATACAATAAAGTCTATTCTCAAAAGAAATGCTATACCAAAAAAATCAAGAAAGACAAAAAAGGGTGAAAGAAGTTTGTACGATTATGAAGCCCTCATTCCATTTTCTGAATTTCAACTTGATACAAAACATCTTTTAGATAAAGACAGTCTTCCTGAAGAGGTATATGAACATATGAAAAAACACAATTTACCTTGCTATGAGTGGAACATGATAGACATTGCAACAAGAGCAAGATTTACAGCCTACTCCTATGAACTTTCATCTGCTTTTGGCTTTATGTTTATATCCTTGGTGGCTTTATGGCTAAGAACGCATAATGTAAGAAACCCAATAAAAATCCGATTGGACAATGGAGAAGAATTTTGCGGAGGAAGTGAAAGAAAGCTAAAGGAGTGGAATGAGATGTTTTCTATTTTGGGTGTAGAACTAAATCCTATTCCACCAAGAGCAAAACATCTTATGGGGGTAATTGAAAATTCACATAGAGCAGATGACGAATATTTTTTAATGATTCATGCCGAAAGATGTAAAAACAAAGATGACTTTATTCAACGAGCTCAAAGGTGGCAGGATACGTGGAACTTTTTTAGACCTCATAATGGTAAAGGTATGAATGGGAGGACACCATTTGAAAAATTCATAGATTCTAAAACTCTGGTCTCCTCCCATGTGTTTCAGTTCCCTACTTTACTTCTTGAAGACTTATTAAAGAAAGTAGGAACTTTTTATTCTCTATTCTGTAATAAATTAGGTGGTAAATATGTCTTCACCACGTGCCTTTAG
- a CDS encoding glycosyl hydrolase — translation MNINFKIKPFWFWNGKMENDEIADQIAQMHEKGIGGFFIHPRQGLEIPYLSHEWFEKVSVAIECAKKYNMEVWLYDEYPYPSGISAGEVVVQHPEYQAFILDYKVFEAKDNEEICIEIPMCEVLLARAYRIRNNIIVWNEYIDLIDYIGVIYKEHIYQESGLTFYNRKRYFVGDGAKALKWKVPKGKWKIFLFYQYPLKNFKYFGTFIDPLNKDAVRLFIQTTHEKYKKYLGHEFGKTIKGIFTDETAPVAGKLPWSKLLPKLFEQTYGENLIEKLPQIICTDIFDTAGSKIRYQFWKLVVDTFIESYDKQILEWCHQNNLLYVGEKPILRSSQLAFMDIPGIDAGHQKAGDIPQVVSENYRANPKIASSAAHFYKKERVLCECFHSIGWSMTMQDMKWIFDWLILQGIDMFVPHAFYYSADGLKKHDAPPSAFFQMPWWKHQKILSEYVENVTKMLKNCKRKVDVLIVDPITSQWTCFNDKEVKEKISMDFCRIQQILLEENVDYYVIDQSLVGSLECRNQKIYYDNEKFELLIIPPVTNLEKEAYMKIKDLILKGCKVVFIGCLPFQTIEDFDVAKDISNFLGVNSMDIAKAYKTGSKLNNTVFLNSCIFIGNIEDLVAKIDKICKKPVSISYESSNDRGILCAYFEDAEHDFLFMINPTNEKKICKVYLRYRPDEINKIYSVPLTSQELDKEINFENSLDKKQITFSMNFEPFQSYLIKLEKSFVKKNDHKNDVEKRVFEYKIPLATVWEFSIESLNPLRLGRWNLKLIFNNENEQYSISSKIPVTPKPIIDQIEEAKIPIPLKTKSFFGCPKEITLPSFEAIYTTSFFIDAASQKFWLVIEDEGIKGEWVVLLNNHTILPRDFVLKRFYSHTNLAYDISNLIKLGENQLCVCVKISRSFDGLLTPIYIFSTAGVFKVDDSWHIDKLPTQGCFGKDLENGIPFYAGFIKYEKEVQMPSFENGFVEFFIEDNINQCVSLYINDEFIGTRCWQPYRWKVDSDLLSSKKVKLTLEVSTSSLQLFEGEVIEPITHKIKTI, via the coding sequence ATGAACATCAACTTTAAAATAAAACCATTCTGGTTTTGGAATGGGAAAATGGAAAATGATGAAATAGCAGATCAAATAGCTCAGATGCATGAAAAAGGAATTGGTGGATTCTTCATTCATCCACGGCAAGGTCTCGAAATACCCTATCTTTCTCACGAGTGGTTTGAAAAGGTTTCTGTTGCAATTGAATGTGCAAAAAAATATAACATGGAAGTGTGGCTTTATGATGAATATCCTTATCCAAGTGGAATTTCAGCTGGTGAAGTAGTTGTTCAGCATCCTGAATATCAAGCTTTTATATTAGATTATAAAGTGTTTGAGGCAAAAGATAATGAAGAAATTTGCATTGAAATTCCCATGTGTGAAGTGTTATTAGCAAGAGCTTATAGAATAAGGAACAATATTATAGTATGGAATGAATACATAGATTTGATTGATTATATTGGTGTAATCTACAAAGAACACATTTACCAAGAAAGTGGGCTTACGTTTTACAATAGGAAAAGATACTTTGTTGGAGATGGGGCAAAAGCACTTAAATGGAAAGTACCAAAAGGAAAGTGGAAGATATTTTTGTTTTATCAGTATCCATTAAAAAATTTTAAATATTTCGGGACATTTATTGATCCTCTAAATAAAGATGCTGTAAGACTGTTTATTCAAACCACTCATGAAAAATATAAAAAATACTTGGGTCATGAGTTTGGAAAAACAATTAAAGGAATTTTTACAGATGAAACAGCTCCAGTTGCTGGCAAACTTCCTTGGTCAAAATTGCTTCCTAAGCTTTTTGAGCAAACATATGGGGAAAATCTTATTGAAAAATTACCTCAAATTATTTGCACAGACATATTTGATACAGCCGGTTCAAAAATTAGGTATCAGTTTTGGAAACTTGTTGTGGACACATTTATTGAGAGCTACGACAAACAAATTCTTGAATGGTGTCATCAGAACAATCTTTTGTATGTGGGCGAAAAGCCAATTTTGAGAAGCTCACAATTAGCTTTTATGGACATTCCCGGAATAGATGCAGGGCACCAAAAGGCTGGTGACATTCCACAGGTTGTATCTGAAAACTACAGAGCAAATCCAAAGATAGCATCATCTGCCGCTCACTTTTATAAAAAGGAAAGGGTTTTGTGTGAATGCTTTCACAGTATTGGCTGGAGCATGACAATGCAAGATATGAAATGGATATTTGACTGGCTAATATTGCAGGGAATAGATATGTTTGTCCCCCATGCCTTTTATTATAGTGCAGATGGACTCAAAAAACACGATGCCCCACCTTCAGCCTTTTTCCAAATGCCTTGGTGGAAACATCAAAAAATATTGTCTGAGTATGTAGAAAATGTAACTAAAATGCTTAAAAATTGTAAAAGAAAAGTTGATGTACTTATAGTAGATCCAATTACAAGCCAGTGGACCTGTTTTAACGACAAAGAAGTAAAAGAGAAGATTTCGATGGATTTCTGTAGAATTCAGCAAATTCTTTTAGAAGAAAATGTAGACTATTATGTGATTGACCAGTCATTAGTAGGAAGTTTGGAATGCAGGAATCAGAAGATTTATTATGACAATGAAAAATTTGAATTATTGATCATTCCACCTGTGACCAATTTAGAAAAAGAGGCTTACATGAAGATAAAAGATCTAATATTGAAAGGATGTAAAGTTGTATTTATTGGCTGTTTGCCATTCCAAACCATCGAAGATTTTGATGTTGCCAAAGATATTAGCAATTTTCTTGGAGTAAATTCTATGGACATCGCAAAAGCATATAAAACAGGTTCTAAATTGAACAATACAGTTTTTCTTAACAGTTGTATCTTCATTGGTAATATAGAAGATTTAGTAGCAAAAATTGACAAGATTTGTAAAAAGCCTGTAAGTATATCATATGAATCTTCTAATGACCGTGGTATTCTCTGTGCTTACTTTGAGGACGCAGAACACGACTTTTTATTTATGATTAACCCAACTAATGAAAAGAAGATCTGCAAAGTATACTTGCGGTACAGGCCTGATGAAATAAACAAAATTTATTCGGTTCCATTGACATCGCAAGAACTTGATAAGGAAATAAATTTCGAAAATTCTTTAGATAAAAAGCAAATAACTTTTTCCATGAATTTTGAACCTTTTCAATCGTATTTAATTAAATTAGAAAAAAGTTTTGTTAAGAAAAACGACCATAAAAATGATGTTGAAAAGAGAGTTTTTGAGTACAAAATCCCTCTTGCAACTGTTTGGGAATTTTCAATTGAGAGTTTAAATCCTTTAAGGCTCGGCAGATGGAATTTAAAGTTGATTTTCAACAACGAAAATGAACAGTATTCAATATCTTCAAAAATTCCAGTTACACCAAAACCAATAATTGATCAGATAGAAGAGGCAAAAATTCCAATACCACTAAAAACAAAAAGTTTCTTTGGATGTCCAAAAGAAATAACATTGCCAAGCTTTGAGGCAATATACACTACTTCATTTTTTATAGATGCAGCAAGCCAAAAATTCTGGCTTGTAATTGAAGATGAAGGTATAAAAGGTGAATGGGTTGTGCTTTTGAACAATCATACTATTTTACCAAGAGATTTTGTACTTAAAAGATTTTATTCTCATACTAATTTGGCATATGATATTAGCAACTTAATTAAACTGGGGGAAAATCAGCTTTGTGTATGTGTAAAGATTAGCAGGTCTTTTGATGGACTTCTTACACCCATTTATATCTTCAGCACGGCAGGTGTATTCAAAGTTGATGATAGCTGGCATATAGACAAACTTCCAACTCAAGGCTGCTTTGGTAAAGACCTTGAAAATGGCATTCCTTTTTATGCTGGTTTTATAAAGTACGAAAAAGAAGTTCAAATGCCATCTTTTGAAAATGGTTTTGTGGAATTCTTTATTGAAGATAACATAAATCAGTGTGTAAGTCTTTATATAAATGATGAATTTATAGGTACAAGGTGCTGGCAGCCTTATAGATGGAAGGTAGATTCTGATTTACTTTCTTCAAAGAAGGTAAAGCTCACACTTGAAGTATCAACTTCGAGCCTGCAGCTGTTCGAAGGTGAAGTTATTGAACCAATAACACATAAAATTAAGACAATATAA